Proteins encoded by one window of Desulfomonilia bacterium:
- a CDS encoding enoyl-CoA hydratase-related protein, protein MEYSNVIVERKGHSGILTINHPPANAINVATLEDINKALDDLEEDKNVRVIVFTGSGEKAFCAGFDVTDAGKADIALQTGQGTWTRIDRLTKPTIAAINGFALGGGCELALACHFRIMSDNPKAVIGLTELNLGIIPGWGGTVRMTKLLGRSKALNLILFSKKVGAAEALEIGLIDKVSSDVMKDAMELAELIAERPPVAVSCVLKAMDSLNYGGLNEGLKLERDGVKTAGRSADAREGFAAFFERRKPVFKGE, encoded by the coding sequence ATGGAATATTCAAATGTCATTGTTGAAAGAAAAGGTCATTCAGGTATTCTCACAATCAATCACCCACCCGCCAATGCTATCAATGTTGCTACACTGGAAGATATAAACAAGGCGCTGGACGATCTTGAAGAAGATAAAAATGTAAGGGTTATTGTATTTACCGGTTCAGGTGAAAAGGCATTCTGTGCGGGATTTGATGTAACAGATGCCGGAAAGGCGGATATAGCGCTGCAGACAGGACAGGGCACATGGACAAGAATCGACAGATTAACCAAACCGACAATCGCTGCAATAAACGGCTTTGCGCTCGGAGGCGGATGCGAGCTGGCGCTGGCCTGTCATTTCCGCATAATGTCTGATAACCCCAAAGCGGTAATAGGTCTTACCGAGCTTAACCTTGGAATTATTCCGGGCTGGGGCGGAACAGTCAGGATGACAAAATTGCTCGGCCGCTCAAAAGCCCTCAACCTTATTCTGTTCAGCAAAAAAGTTGGTGCGGCCGAAGCTCTTGAAATCGGGCTTATCGATAAGGTTTCCTCCGATGTAATGAAGGATGCGATGGAGCTGGCTGAACTGATAGCTGAAAGACCACCTGTAGCCGTATCGTGTGTGCTCAAAGCAATGGACAGTCTGAATTATGGCGGGCTGAACGAAGGTCTGAAATTGGAGAGGGACGGGGTGAAAACAGCAGGCCGAAGCGCTGACGCACGTGAAGGCTTTGCCGCCTTTTTTGAACGCCGCAAACCCGTGTTCAAAGGCGAGTAA
- a CDS encoding ROK family protein translates to MVIGIDLGGTNIHAGVVDNEGNILDYIARPYSKGECDEVMGAIVETVLGLKEKYPEVKRAGLVSAGQVDRKRGLLLYPVNIKGLTEVPVVEILQEKTGLVLFCENDAVGAALAEGWVGMAASSSTFITVTLGTGVGTGAVLHNKVLHGGLNLGCEWGHIAMGLESVYKCGCGNSGCIETFCSATALAKIAVSDGLDIKSAKDVCMLASSGDALALKIMEKYSSYLGIALYNYTIILNPEVIIIAGGLSRSSGLFLSRAIEKLREMLSTRPYMFPPKGVVCSTFPDYAGVLGAAYLCMEKGRIVL, encoded by the coding sequence ATGGTAATAGGGATAGATCTTGGCGGAACCAATATTCATGCAGGTGTTGTAGATAATGAAGGCAATATCCTGGACTACATTGCAAGGCCTTATTCAAAAGGGGAATGCGATGAGGTCATGGGGGCTATCGTTGAAACAGTTCTAGGGTTAAAGGAGAAATATCCGGAAGTTAAAAGAGCCGGACTTGTTTCTGCCGGCCAGGTGGACAGAAAGCGAGGCCTGCTGCTCTATCCGGTCAATATAAAGGGCCTCACCGAAGTCCCTGTTGTTGAAATCCTTCAGGAAAAAACCGGGCTGGTTTTATTCTGCGAAAACGATGCGGTTGGCGCCGCCCTGGCTGAAGGCTGGGTAGGAATGGCCGCTTCCTCGTCAACCTTCATAACGGTAACACTCGGCACAGGTGTAGGGACAGGTGCTGTTCTGCACAACAAAGTCCTGCACGGTGGCCTTAACCTGGGTTGCGAATGGGGCCATATTGCAATGGGTTTAGAAAGCGTCTACAAATGCGGGTGCGGCAACTCGGGCTGCATCGAAACATTCTGCTCGGCAACGGCCCTTGCCAAAATAGCAGTTTCTGACGGGCTCGATATTAAATCCGCAAAAGATGTCTGCATGCTCGCTTCTTCGGGAGATGCCCTGGCCTTGAAGATCATGGAAAAATACTCATCCTATCTGGGAATTGCATTATACAATTATACTATTATCCTGAATCCCGAAGTTATTATCATTGCCGGCGGACTTTCAAGATCATCCGGGCTTTTTCTGAGCAGGGCCATAGAAAAGCTCAGAGAGATGCTGAGCACCAGACCCTATATGTTTCCTCCAAAGGGAGTGGTCTGTTCCACCTTCCCGGATTATGCAGGTGTCCTGGGCGCAGCTTACCTGTGCATGGAAAAAGGCAGGATTGTTCTCTGA
- a CDS encoding LysM peptidoglycan-binding domain-containing protein, with protein MKKGLLPFLVISVFCSAYADDITLIKHARRSAPIVEETSSYTIKPNDTLYKILAGSLGAKPEEMPYLYHQFKLLNPGIKNLNIIQPDKKVVLPALNRKKPSSQSVEMQEVGKEYYTIKQNEHLIKILKRVYKLSDEDIQKEYLKAISELNPEIKNLNHVVPGQRIKMPRQLVEKSPADIKPANTAKEPAPVQMQKKELPALSVTADTKTQTPVVLPEAAIKAPQPEIKTELPRQTPVEQKPPAVAVPNKETRISNQKENVLSQQNSAPPSSPAAKPAEDIKIDTVAVNRAKAGRIIKNSLIPAFKQMGASSREDGKYYMPVSGGNVAINTQEIPVLELDNGKKIIIDFNGKLSPKVTSLIEKTFPDCRIISEPGTELETVMDKVLNVSGYFSINKDGDPIIVGLDEKVKLSGKWIVYKDFTRSNVYVINILNDNQIRTPKTITGYASRFGLDIIDIGGKDSGSGFLTKEPKEMNHSYKVLFDFLDVKYKKDKEIVLMEDETVNVSYNAPVLAGKIIITPSHVDDDIKEMLIKKGYKIIDSNTASVYEIIDAVELEHSGPPLKISVADTRTEIEVPGIKVGKYIILEKNIDKDIIKYLSSTGAQVLIW; from the coding sequence ATGAAAAAAGGGCTTCTTCCATTCCTGGTGATTTCTGTTTTCTGTTCCGCCTATGCCGATGACATAACCCTCATCAAACATGCGAGAAGATCTGCCCCCATCGTTGAGGAGACGTCATCTTACACCATCAAGCCCAATGACACTTTATATAAAATCCTTGCCGGATCGCTCGGGGCCAAGCCGGAAGAGATGCCGTATCTTTATCATCAATTCAAACTGTTGAATCCCGGGATCAAGAATTTAAACATAATTCAGCCCGACAAAAAGGTTGTTCTGCCGGCATTAAACAGAAAAAAACCTTCTTCGCAATCTGTCGAAATGCAGGAGGTTGGCAAAGAATATTATACAATCAAGCAGAATGAGCATCTCATTAAGATTTTAAAAAGGGTTTACAAACTCTCCGACGAAGACATTCAGAAAGAATATCTGAAGGCCATATCTGAACTCAATCCTGAAATAAAAAACCTTAACCATGTAGTTCCGGGTCAGCGCATAAAAATGCCCAGACAGCTTGTAGAAAAATCCCCGGCTGATATAAAACCTGCCAACACCGCAAAAGAGCCTGCGCCTGTCCAGATGCAGAAAAAAGAGCTTCCTGCCCTGTCTGTTACGGCTGATACTAAAACGCAGACACCCGTTGTTCTGCCCGAGGCGGCAATAAAAGCCCCGCAGCCTGAAATTAAGACAGAGCTTCCCAGGCAGACTCCTGTTGAACAAAAGCCGCCTGCAGTGGCAGTTCCTAACAAAGAAACAAGGATTTCAAATCAGAAGGAAAACGTTCTCTCTCAGCAGAACAGTGCCCCACCTTCTTCACCTGCGGCAAAACCCGCTGAGGACATTAAAATCGATACCGTAGCCGTAAACAGGGCAAAAGCGGGCAGGATAATCAAAAATTCTCTTATTCCGGCATTCAAACAGATGGGAGCTTCCAGCAGGGAAGACGGAAAATATTATATGCCCGTTTCCGGAGGCAATGTCGCTATCAACACACAGGAAATCCCTGTGCTTGAACTCGATAACGGGAAAAAGATAATAATTGATTTCAATGGAAAGCTCTCTCCAAAGGTGACTTCTCTTATCGAAAAAACCTTCCCTGATTGCAGGATAATCAGCGAACCGGGAACAGAACTAGAGACCGTAATGGATAAGGTTTTAAATGTTTCCGGTTACTTTTCAATAAACAAGGATGGCGATCCGATTATCGTAGGTCTGGACGAAAAGGTCAAACTTTCTGGCAAGTGGATTGTCTACAAGGATTTTACCAGAAGCAATGTCTATGTGATAAACATCCTGAATGATAACCAGATACGAACTCCAAAGACTATCACGGGGTATGCCTCACGATTCGGCCTTGATATCATCGACATCGGCGGAAAGGACTCCGGATCCGGTTTTTTGACAAAAGAGCCTAAAGAGATGAACCATTCATACAAGGTCCTTTTTGACTTCCTGGATGTGAAATACAAAAAAGACAAAGAAATAGTCCTCATGGAAGATGAGACTGTCAATGTCTCATATAATGCCCCTGTCCTGGCAGGAAAAATCATCATCACACCATCGCATGTTGATGATGACATAAAGGAAATGCTGATAAAAAAAGGTTATAAAATTATAGATTCAAATACCGCCTCAGTTTATGAAATTATCGATGCGGTCGAGCTTGAGCACAGCGGACCTCCCTTAAAAATAAGTGTGGCCGACACACGGACGGAAATTGAAGTGCCGGGAATAAAGGTAGGCAAATATATAATTCTTGAAAAAAATATCGATAAAGACATCATAAAATACCTTTCATCTACAGGGGCTCAGGTGTTGATATGGTAA